The Streptomyces sp. NBC_00659 genomic interval AAATCGCTCCGGCGCCTGGCGTCGTCCAGGGTCCAGTGGGTCTTGCCGTCAGGGAGATTGCCGATCGAGGCGAAGCGCTCCGCGTCGTCGTTGATGCGGGCCAGCAGCTGGTGGACCGTGAACGATCCGCTTTCCGGCGTCGGCCGGCCGGCCAGCGCGATGCCGTCCAACGGGCCTGCCTGACTGCTGTCACCGGTAGGCCGATGTCCTTGGCCAGCCGGGTCAGGGACTGCTCCACCGGCCGGGCGGTGTCCGCGACCGGGCCGCTGCGGGGACCTATCGGCTCGATCTCCAGGGCTCGGTCCCCGATCGTGAACTGGGCCTGCGTCAGCTGTTCGGCCGCACTCCGCAACTCGGCAACGATCTGCTCGTAGCGCGGCTGACTGACTGCTCCGACCTTCGCAAACTCCTCGGACATGGTCTCTACCCAAGCGCGGTCTGGGACAAGGCACTTCGGCCGTGAACGGAGCAGACTTTGCATCCGTCACCAAGAGTCACACCAGTAGCTCTATTGTTGCAACGAATGATTGCAAATGGCCGACATTTGCTTGGAGTTGGGATTGTGATGCTTTCAGTGAACGCTCCTTGTGACCGGTCCGCGAACGGTCTCTTCTGGCGCTTCCAGGCTGCTGGCACGTCTCATGCCTCGTTTTGCGGGGGCTGTGTGTACTGTGCGAGCTGCCGCTCCAGCTCCGTGCGGACGTCGGTGCAGAGTTTCCCGGTGCGGGCCCAGTCGATGATCAGTTCCGACACGTGACGGAGTTTGATGTTCGTCCGCTGGGAGATCTCGCGCAGGACGTCCCATCCCTGTTCTGGTGTCAGGTGTCCTATGGCGAGGACGACTCCGATGGCCTGGTCGACCACGGCGTGCGAGCGCATCGCTTCGTGAAGCTGGGCATTCTCGCCCTGCAGTTCCTCCATGAGTCCTTCGACACGTTCCTCCACGTGTTCCTCCAGCGAGTCCTGAGCAGCTGGATCCGATTCGTCGGCGGGGGCTACCGCCGCGCTTTCGCAGTTGCTCCCTGACCGGTCACCAGTTCTTGGCATTCTCTGCCCCGAACGTGCCGGAAACACCCCTGCGCAGGACCGTTCAGAGACCCAGATCACCGTGTCAGAGCAGCGGGAACGACCAGAAGGCAGCCGGCGTCAGGGCCTGGCCCGTGTCCGGGCGCGCGCGGGCGCGTGCTGAGCTGCGTGCTGCGGTGTGCCTGTCTTTTGAACGGCAGGGGTGAGAACCCGGTTCGGCTACGCGGCGGCGGTGCTGAGGAGGACGTCGGCGGTGATGCGCTTGCCGCCGGGCGTCTGCTCCACGGTGACGGTGCGGGCGAGGGCTGTGACGATCTCCAGGCCGTGCTGGCCGATGCGTTCGGGATCCGGGTCCTTGGCGGCCGGCAGGACGGGGTTGCTGTCCCAGAGTTCGACCTGCAGGACGGGGCCGGTGATCCGCAGGTGCAGAAGGGCCGGTCCGGGGGCGTACTTGCGGGCGTTCGTGACGAGTTCGCTGACGATCAGCTGGACGATCTCCACCGCGGGGCTTGCCACCGGGATGCCGTAGTCGTCGCGTACCTTCGTCAGGAAGGCGGCTGCGAGGTGGCGGGCCTGGGCA includes:
- a CDS encoding ATP-binding protein: MDEPPRNGDGERPDAAPPLEASFALDSDASRIAQARHLAAAFLTKVRDDYGIPVASPAVEIVQLIVSELVTNARKYAPGPALLHLRITGPVLQVELWDSNPVLPAAKDPDPERIGQHGLEIVTALARTVTVEQTPGGKRITADVLLSTAAA
- a CDS encoding ANTAR domain-containing protein, with protein sequence MEERVEGLMEELQGENAQLHEAMRSHAVVDQAIGVVLAIGHLTPEQGWDVLREISQRTNIKLRHVSELIIDWARTGKLCTDVRTELERQLAQYTQPPQNEA
- a CDS encoding DUF6192 family protein translates to MDGIALAGRPTPESGSFTVHQLLARINDDAERFASIGNLPDGKTHWTLDDARRRSDFRAETPVPP